The proteins below come from a single Nitrosospira sp. Is2 genomic window:
- a CDS encoding ABC transporter transmembrane domain-containing protein, translating into MTKLNPSLPAGAPPNISFSVLPVAWAAQVEPRLSPEEKVLAWLETDLDAQLDFSSGLVIVTNKRLLAKTGSDANWQDWPYRRGLRLGRHDHSGVGRLELIDEESLLTRWRYTLGRDSAARRLVEHFAQQLNFQLTGELPHADAEAEAVCPRCRAVLDTPLPPGQEECATCRGQSVIPPSTWTLFRLWRFAKPYRWQLLAGFMLTLGSTAAALVPPYMTMPLMDNVLIPYQNGKPIDVNLVTFYLTGLLGAAVLAWVLGWARTYMLARISERIGADLRSATYEHLLKLSHAYFGGKRTGDLMARIGSETDRLNVFLSLHLLDFATDVLMIGMTVIILVSINPMLALVTLAPLPIIAWLIHMVRDRLRTGFEKVDRVWAEVTSVLADTIPGVRVVKAFAQEKREAARFRAANDRNLEVNDRVNKVWSLFTPTVTLLTEIGLLVVWIFGIWLVSKDEITVGVLTAFLTYISRFYLRLDSMSRIVSFTQKAAAGTKRIFEILDHVSSVPEPAHPGHLSAVAGRIELSGVGFRYGTRSVIRNISLVVEPGEMIGLVGHSGSGKSTLVNLICRFYDVTEGAILLDGVDIRALLVAEYRKNIGLVLQEPFLFFGTIAENIAYGKPDASREEIVAAARAAHAHEFILRLPHGYDSLVGERGQALSGGERQRISIARALLIDPPILILDEATSSVDTTTEKEIQKALENLVRGRTTIAIAHRLSTLQHAHRLVVLDRGSVVEIGNHDTLMEREGHYYRLYQAQARNIDTEDNLRGPSMDPKHRTAANE; encoded by the coding sequence CGGGCGCCCCCCCCAACATTTCCTTCTCGGTTTTGCCAGTGGCGTGGGCGGCGCAGGTTGAGCCCCGACTGTCCCCGGAAGAGAAGGTGCTGGCCTGGCTGGAAACCGATCTTGATGCACAGTTAGATTTCTCATCCGGGCTGGTAATAGTTACCAATAAACGATTATTAGCCAAAACCGGAAGTGATGCCAACTGGCAGGACTGGCCGTACCGGCGAGGACTGAGGCTGGGGCGCCACGATCATTCGGGGGTGGGCAGGCTTGAGCTTATTGATGAGGAATCGCTGCTTACGCGCTGGCGCTACACACTGGGACGAGATAGTGCAGCGCGGCGTCTTGTTGAACATTTTGCCCAGCAACTCAACTTCCAGCTTACCGGCGAACTTCCCCACGCGGACGCCGAGGCTGAGGCCGTGTGTCCCCGTTGCCGCGCGGTGCTTGACACGCCGTTGCCGCCGGGTCAAGAGGAATGCGCCACCTGCCGCGGTCAAAGCGTCATCCCACCTTCCACGTGGACGCTGTTCCGTTTGTGGCGTTTCGCGAAACCTTATAGATGGCAACTGCTCGCGGGTTTTATGCTGACGCTTGGCAGTACGGCGGCTGCGCTGGTGCCGCCCTACATGACGATGCCGCTGATGGATAACGTACTGATTCCCTATCAGAACGGCAAGCCGATCGACGTAAATCTGGTGACATTTTACCTTACCGGGCTGCTTGGCGCCGCAGTGCTGGCGTGGGTGCTCGGCTGGGCCCGGACTTATATGCTGGCACGGATCTCGGAACGTATCGGGGCCGACCTTCGTAGTGCCACCTATGAACATCTCCTCAAACTCTCGCACGCATATTTCGGTGGAAAACGCACCGGTGACCTGATGGCGCGTATCGGGTCGGAAACCGACCGTCTCAATGTTTTCCTGTCGCTTCACCTGCTTGATTTCGCCACTGACGTTCTAATGATCGGCATGACGGTGATTATTCTGGTGTCGATCAACCCGATGCTTGCGCTGGTCACGTTGGCCCCGCTGCCGATCATTGCTTGGTTAATTCATATGGTCCGCGACCGATTGCGCACGGGGTTTGAGAAAGTTGACCGGGTCTGGGCCGAAGTCACCAGCGTGCTGGCCGATACCATTCCCGGCGTACGCGTTGTCAAGGCATTTGCGCAGGAGAAGCGCGAGGCAGCGCGTTTCCGTGCGGCTAACGACCGCAATCTGGAAGTCAACGACCGGGTCAACAAGGTCTGGTCATTATTTACGCCCACGGTTACGTTGCTTACCGAGATCGGGTTGCTGGTGGTATGGATATTTGGTATCTGGTTGGTTTCGAAAGATGAAATCACGGTGGGAGTACTTACCGCCTTTCTTACCTATATCAGCCGTTTCTATCTGCGGCTGGATTCAATGAGCCGCATTGTCTCGTTTACGCAGAAAGCGGCGGCGGGCACCAAACGCATCTTTGAGATTCTCGATCACGTTTCCAGCGTCCCCGAGCCTGCCCATCCCGGGCATCTGTCCGCCGTCGCCGGCCGTATCGAGTTATCCGGCGTCGGTTTTCGCTACGGCACCCGCAGCGTGATTCGAAACATCAGCCTGGTCGTTGAACCGGGCGAAATGATCGGCCTTGTCGGGCATAGCGGTTCTGGAAAAAGCACGCTCGTGAATCTGATCTGCCGCTTTTACGACGTTACCGAAGGCGCGATTCTGCTGGACGGAGTAGACATCCGCGCACTGCTGGTCGCGGAATATCGTAAGAATATCGGTCTCGTGCTTCAGGAGCCTTTCCTGTTTTTCGGAACGATCGCGGAAAATATTGCTTACGGTAAACCAGACGCGAGCCGCGAGGAGATCGTTGCCGCGGCGCGCGCTGCTCATGCCCATGAGTTCATCCTGCGCCTGCCCCACGGCTACGACTCCCTGGTCGGCGAGCGAGGTCAGGCGCTCTCGGGAGGTGAGCGGCAGCGGATCTCCATTGCCCGTGCCCTGCTGATCGACCCCCCCATCCTGATTCTCGACGAAGCCACGTCATCGGTTGATACGACCACTGAGAAGGAAATTCAGAAGGCGCTGGAAAACCTGGTACGCGGCCGTACGACAATCGCTATCGCCCATCGTCTTTCCACGCTGCAGCATGCGCATCGGCTGGTCGTGTTGGACCGCGGCAGCGTCGTGGAGATCGGCAATCACGATACGCTAATGGAACGGGAAGGGCACTATTACCGTCTTTATCAGGCGCAGGCACGCAACATCGACACCGAGGATAATTTGCGTGGGCCCAGCATGGATCCCAAGCACAGGACAGCCGCCAATGAGTGA
- a CDS encoding DUF1854 domain-containing protein, protein MSDNASYQLSRNLFGRLVLTEANGAAREGVVPIRAFPITAPDRAIALIDQHGQELAWIEQLSDLPEALREIVEAELAAREFIPEIRRIRDVSGFATPSAWSVETDRGNTSFILKGEEDIRRLAPPSLLIADSHGVQFLIRDRFALDSHSRKILDRFL, encoded by the coding sequence ATGAGTGACAACGCATCTTACCAATTGAGCCGTAACCTTTTCGGACGACTGGTGCTCACGGAGGCAAATGGCGCCGCTCGGGAAGGGGTCGTCCCGATACGCGCATTTCCAATCACTGCGCCGGACAGAGCCATCGCCCTCATCGATCAGCATGGCCAGGAACTGGCCTGGATCGAACAGCTGAGCGATTTACCCGAGGCGTTACGTGAAATTGTGGAAGCGGAACTGGCCGCCCGCGAATTCATTCCCGAAATCCGGCGCATTCGCGACGTCTCGGGTTTCGCCACTCCCAGCGCATGGAGCGTGGAAACGGATCGGGGCAATACGTCCTTCATCCTTAAAGGTGAAGAAGATATCCGCCGCCTGGCCCCGCCGTCTCTACTAATTGCCGACAGCCACGGGGTTCAGTTCCTGATCCGCGACCGTTTCGCCCTAGATTCTCACAGCCGCAAGATTCTGGACCGTTTTCTATAA